A genomic segment from Chitinophaga flava encodes:
- a CDS encoding M17 family peptidase N-terminal domain-containing protein — protein MTIKQLQFFTKGILALSLTLSASNGLAQQTTTTANEHTIAIGTSKTWGTVDGVKFTGLVYGPSSAVADLQVACVFEYTEDDIFKSPPALPAASNGLVHLDEALKGRLTELRKNREFDGHFLETFYLDLPKGTIPGKKLLLIGLGNRDNFNEDIMTAVGRIATREALKLGVGNFAFASDLKDAGIASGTALVAGNVVKGIVNEYKLQNLLKSRGLTKFKPLKEVYLLAGPAFFEVAGEGIKEAIASFSH, from the coding sequence ATGACAATTAAACAACTCCAGTTCTTCACAAAGGGAATACTTGCTTTATCACTCACACTTTCAGCAAGCAATGGGCTTGCACAGCAAACCACAACGACAGCTAATGAGCATACAATCGCAATAGGAACCTCAAAAACATGGGGAACGGTTGACGGCGTAAAATTCACCGGTTTGGTATATGGGCCATCTTCCGCCGTTGCTGATTTGCAGGTCGCCTGTGTGTTTGAATATACAGAAGATGATATTTTTAAATCTCCTCCGGCGTTACCCGCTGCATCGAACGGGTTAGTACATTTAGATGAAGCTTTGAAGGGGCGGTTAACCGAACTCAGAAAGAACCGGGAGTTTGACGGACATTTTCTGGAAACTTTTTACCTGGACCTTCCGAAAGGGACAATTCCTGGAAAAAAATTACTATTGATTGGTTTAGGAAACAGAGATAATTTTAATGAAGACATTATGACGGCTGTTGGCAGGATTGCCACCCGCGAAGCATTGAAATTGGGCGTGGGAAACTTCGCCTTTGCCAGCGACCTGAAAGATGCAGGGATAGCCTCCGGAACAGCATTGGTTGCAGGAAATGTTGTGAAAGGAATTGTGAACGAATACAAGCTGCAAAACCTTTTAAAATCACGCGGTCTTACAAAATTCAAGCCTTTAAAAGAAGTTTATCTGCTGGCAGGCCCGGCATTTTTTGAAGTTGCCGGCGAAGGGATAAAGGAAGCAATAGCCTCTTTTAGTCATTGA
- a CDS encoding hydrolase, with protein MSSITPIRDPKTDHLISPENSALILIDYQPLQVNSIKSMDHEELVRNIVTVVKVAKGFNVPTILSTVNVESGINKPTIKHIKTVLPDVQEIDRTTINSWEDKDFQDAVKALGKKKLVICALWTEVCLSFPSLDLLKEGYEVYTIVDAVGGTSKIAHETALRRMEQAGVQLSSVTQYICELQRDWNRLNTKPVFFEALMENGSFFVETLRW; from the coding sequence ATGAGCAGCATCACCCCCATTAGAGATCCTAAAACAGACCATCTGATTTCCCCGGAGAATTCAGCGCTTATCCTTATTGACTATCAGCCATTACAGGTAAATTCCATAAAATCTATGGATCATGAGGAACTGGTCAGGAATATTGTAACTGTTGTTAAAGTCGCCAAAGGATTCAATGTTCCCACCATTCTTTCCACTGTTAATGTAGAAAGTGGAATCAATAAACCCACTATCAAGCATATTAAAACGGTTTTACCGGATGTACAAGAAATCGATAGAACGACTATAAACTCATGGGAAGACAAAGATTTTCAGGATGCTGTAAAAGCGCTTGGAAAAAAGAAGCTTGTCATTTGCGCGTTGTGGACGGAAGTTTGTTTAAGTTTCCCTTCACTGGATCTTCTAAAGGAGGGATACGAGGTATATACAATTGTAGATGCGGTTGGCGGTACCTCGAAGATCGCACATGAAACAGCACTGAGAAGAATGGAACAAGCCGGTGTACAGTTATCTTCCGTTACACAGTATATATGCGAACTGCAAAGAGATTGGAACAGACTGAATACCAAACCCGTATTCTTTGAGGCGCTAATGGAAAACGGATCGTTTTTTGTAGAGACGCTGCGGTGGTAG
- a CDS encoding SCO family protein — protein MKVIGILIGVVFFLSIGCRRPEVRLPILGEPVITQRLFNGKIVYDSAFPTIPHFSFLDQDSTEVNNQSFSGKIYVADFIFLSCPSICPKMTAEMKRTHDFFLRNDRICFISHTVDPERDSIPRLKAFASSLHIDDRKWKFVTGNQDSILQLAEKGYFSNAYKDSTAPGGYVHSGGLLLIDKNRHIRGVYDGTNPKETYRLINDINILLKEPS, from the coding sequence ATGAAAGTCATTGGTATATTAATAGGTGTCGTATTTTTTCTTTCAATAGGCTGCCGGCGTCCGGAGGTAAGGCTCCCAATACTTGGTGAACCGGTTATTACACAGCGATTGTTTAACGGAAAGATAGTTTATGATTCTGCCTTCCCAACCATTCCGCATTTTTCTTTTTTAGATCAGGATAGTACAGAGGTGAACAACCAATCATTTTCAGGTAAAATCTATGTAGCAGACTTCATTTTTCTGTCCTGCCCCAGTATTTGCCCTAAAATGACGGCAGAAATGAAGAGAACGCATGATTTCTTTCTCAGGAATGACCGCATATGCTTTATCTCGCATACTGTTGATCCGGAACGCGATTCTATTCCAAGGCTGAAAGCATTTGCCAGCAGCCTGCATATTGACGACAGAAAGTGGAAGTTTGTAACCGGAAACCAGGATAGCATTTTACAGCTGGCAGAGAAGGGATACTTTTCAAATGCCTACAAAGACAGTACTGCGCCTGGCGGTTATGTTCACAGTGGCGGATTACTTCTAATTGATAAGAACAGACATATCAGGGGTGTATATGATGGTACCAATCCAAAAGAGACGTATAGATTGATTAACGATATCAATATTTTATTGAAAGAACCTTCCTGA